One genomic window of Magnolia sinica isolate HGM2019 chromosome 3, MsV1, whole genome shotgun sequence includes the following:
- the LOC131240267 gene encoding pyrophosphate--fructose 6-phosphate 1-phosphotransferase subunit alpha-like, producing the protein MLRQNAANFLMDDFYRNPGPLQFDGPGLDAKPLTLCVEDQDYMGRIKKLQEYLDKVKCIVKPGCSQDVLKAALSAMASVTDILTVMTSPSSVQTHF; encoded by the exons ATGCTGAGACAAAACGCTGCAAACTTTTTAATGGATGACTTCTACCGAAACCCAGGGCCTCTTCAGTTTGATGGCCCAGGCTTAGATGCTAAGCCCCTGACCCTGTGTGTCGAAGATCAGGACTACATGGGACGGATCAAGAAGCTCCAGGAGTACCTTGACAAG GTGAAGTGCATTGTGAAACCAGGTTGTTCACAAGATGTACTGAAAGCAGCCCTTAGTGCCATGGCTTCTGTTACAGACATTCTTACTGTAATGACTTCACCTTCCAGTGTCCAGACTCACTTCTAA